The Pseudomonas wenzhouensis genome has a segment encoding these proteins:
- a CDS encoding proline--tRNA ligase, which yields MRTSQFLLSTLKETPSDAVVISHQLMLRAGMIRKLASGLYTWLPMGLRVLRKVENVVREEMNAAGALEVLMPAIQPAELWQESGRWVQYGPELLRVKDRHDREFCVGPTHEEVITDLARNELNSYKQLPINLYQIQTKFRDEIRPRFGLMRGREFIMKDAYSFHADQASLQETYDRMHQAYCNVFSRLGLNFRPVQADTGSIGGTGSHEFHVLADSGEDDIAFSNVSDYAANIEKAEAIPREKARGAATEAMRLVDTPDTKTIDALVQGFGLAIEKTIKTLVVHAAEEGKLIALIVRGDHELNEIKAANLEQVASPLQMASEAEIRAAIGAGPGSLGPVNLPIPCIIDRSVALMSDFAAGANIEDKHYFGVNWERDLPLPEVADLRNVVAGDPSPDGQGTLEIKRGIEVGHIFQLGTKYSEAMNCQVLGENGKPVTLTMGCYGIGVSRVVAAAIEQNFDERGIRWNDALAPFQIALVPLRYETEQVREATDKLYAELTAAGYEVLLDDRDKKTSPGIKFADMELIGIPHRVVVSDRGLAEGNLEYKSRAETDAQAVPLAEILPFLQARIRR from the coding sequence ATGCGTACCAGTCAGTTCCTGCTCTCGACCCTGAAAGAAACCCCTTCCGATGCCGTGGTGATCAGCCACCAGCTAATGCTGCGTGCCGGCATGATCCGCAAACTGGCCTCCGGCCTGTATACCTGGCTGCCGATGGGCCTGCGCGTACTGCGCAAGGTCGAGAACGTGGTGCGCGAGGAAATGAACGCCGCCGGCGCCCTGGAGGTGCTGATGCCCGCCATTCAGCCGGCCGAGCTGTGGCAGGAGTCCGGGCGCTGGGTGCAGTACGGCCCCGAGTTGCTGCGCGTCAAGGATCGCCATGACCGCGAATTTTGCGTCGGCCCGACCCACGAAGAAGTGATCACCGATCTGGCCCGCAACGAGCTGAACAGCTACAAGCAGTTGCCGATCAACCTGTATCAGATCCAGACCAAGTTCCGTGACGAGATCCGTCCGCGCTTCGGCCTGATGCGCGGCCGCGAGTTCATCATGAAGGACGCCTATTCCTTCCATGCAGACCAGGCGTCGCTGCAGGAAACCTATGACCGCATGCACCAGGCCTACTGCAACGTGTTCAGCCGCCTGGGCCTGAACTTCCGCCCGGTGCAGGCCGATACCGGCTCCATCGGCGGCACCGGCTCGCACGAATTCCACGTGCTGGCCGACTCGGGTGAAGACGATATCGCTTTCAGCAATGTCTCCGACTACGCCGCGAATATCGAAAAGGCCGAGGCCATCCCGCGTGAAAAAGCGCGCGGTGCTGCGACCGAAGCGATGCGCCTGGTCGATACCCCCGATACCAAGACCATCGATGCACTGGTTCAAGGTTTTGGCCTGGCCATCGAGAAGACCATCAAGACCCTGGTGGTGCATGCCGCCGAGGAAGGCAAGCTGATCGCCCTGATCGTGCGTGGCGACCACGAACTGAACGAGATCAAGGCCGCCAACCTGGAGCAGGTGGCCAGCCCGCTACAGATGGCCAGCGAAGCCGAGATTCGCGCAGCCATCGGCGCAGGCCCTGGCTCGCTCGGCCCGGTTAACCTGCCGATTCCGTGCATCATCGACCGCAGCGTAGCGCTGATGAGCGATTTCGCCGCCGGTGCCAACATCGAAGACAAGCACTACTTTGGCGTCAACTGGGAACGCGACCTGCCACTGCCCGAAGTTGCCGACCTGCGCAATGTCGTTGCCGGCGACCCCAGCCCGGACGGCCAGGGCACCCTGGAAATCAAGCGCGGCATCGAAGTCGGCCACATCTTCCAGCTCGGCACCAAGTACAGCGAGGCGATGAACTGCCAGGTGCTCGGCGAGAACGGCAAGCCGGTCACCCTGACCATGGGCTGCTACGGCATCGGCGTATCGCGCGTGGTGGCGGCCGCCATCGAGCAGAACTTCGACGAGCGCGGTATTCGCTGGAACGATGCCCTGGCGCCGTTCCAGATCGCCCTGGTGCCGCTGCGCTACGAAACCGAGCAGGTGCGCGAAGCCACCGACAAGCTGTATGCCGAGTTGACCGCCGCCGGCTATGAAGTGCTACTGGATGATCGCGACAAGAAAACCAGCCCCGGCATCAAGTTTGCCGACATGGAGCTGATCGGCATTCCGCATCGCGTCGTGGTCAGCGACCGTGGCCTGGCCGAGGGCAACCTCGAGTACAAGAGCCGCGCCGAAACTGACGCACAAGCCGTACCGCTGGCCGAGATCCTGCCTTTCCTGCAAGCCCGTATCCGCCGCTGA
- a CDS encoding PaaI family thioesterase, whose product MTALEVQALIRAGLPMAEDIDLRIDRLDESGVLARVPFHAKLVRPGGTLSGPTIMALGDAAMYAVVLGRLGRVEMAVTSNLNINFLVKPRPVDLLAEARILRLSRRQAVCEVSLYSAGNEEELVAHVTGTYALPI is encoded by the coding sequence TTGACCGCGCTTGAGGTTCAGGCACTGATTCGGGCTGGATTGCCGATGGCCGAGGATATCGACCTACGTATCGATCGCCTCGATGAGAGTGGCGTGCTGGCGCGTGTGCCATTTCACGCCAAGCTGGTGCGCCCGGGCGGCACGTTGTCAGGGCCGACCATCATGGCGCTGGGGGATGCGGCCATGTATGCCGTGGTGCTAGGGAGGCTCGGTCGAGTAGAGATGGCGGTCACCTCCAATCTCAATATCAACTTTCTGGTCAAACCCAGGCCGGTGGACCTGTTGGCCGAGGCGCGCATATTGCGCTTGAGTCGGCGCCAGGCGGTTTGCGAAGTTTCGTTATATTCGGCAGGTAACGAGGAGGAACTGGTTGCGCATGTAACGGGGACATACGCGTTGCCGATTTAA
- a CDS encoding OprD family porin, whose product MQVMKWSVIALAVAAGTSQLAFASAQSESNGFVEDSSFNVLNRNLYFSRDFRNAGPDLNDDPQEWGHGIIGTFESGFTQGTIGFGVDAIGMLGIKLDSGKGRTGTGLFPTGSDGRSQDDYSEAGGAVKLRLSSTVLKYGTQFTALPVLSTDDSRLLPETAEGFLVTSNEIEGLELHAGHFTGINAQDQTNRDSIGLKSADVLGGTYSFSDDLSAALYLSDVEDAFKKYYGNVNYTFGISEDQSLNFDFNIYKTDYDKEYTNTGKSEDNTIWSLAAAYNFGAHTLTAAYQKSHGGYTALDDNGNPFTVGYDYGVDGGGTVWLANSVQRSDFNAKDEKSWQLRYDLDFAEYGVPGLTFMARYISGSDADTGVTNNGKEWERDIQVGYTIQDGPAKDLNMRVRQATYRSSDGVYYGSPSIDEVRVILEYPLSIL is encoded by the coding sequence ATGCAAGTGATGAAGTGGAGCGTAATCGCCCTGGCAGTCGCCGCGGGCACCAGCCAACTGGCTTTCGCCAGCGCACAATCTGAGTCCAACGGCTTTGTTGAGGACAGCAGCTTCAACGTACTGAACCGTAACCTGTACTTCTCCCGCGATTTCCGCAACGCAGGTCCAGACCTAAATGATGACCCTCAGGAATGGGGTCATGGCATCATTGGCACCTTTGAATCTGGCTTCACTCAGGGCACTATCGGCTTTGGTGTAGATGCTATCGGCATGCTTGGGATCAAACTGGATAGCGGTAAAGGCCGCACCGGTACCGGCCTGTTTCCGACAGGCAGTGATGGCCGCTCCCAAGACGATTACTCCGAAGCAGGCGGCGCCGTAAAACTGCGCCTGTCCAGTACAGTACTGAAATACGGTACTCAGTTCACTGCCCTGCCTGTTCTGAGCACTGACGACAGTCGTCTGCTGCCAGAAACTGCAGAAGGCTTCCTGGTAACCAGCAACGAAATCGAAGGCCTGGAGCTGCACGCCGGTCACTTCACCGGCATCAATGCCCAAGATCAAACCAATCGCGACAGCATTGGCTTGAAAAGCGCTGACGTACTCGGTGGCACCTACAGCTTTAGTGATGACCTGTCAGCCGCACTCTACCTTTCCGATGTAGAAGACGCTTTCAAGAAGTACTACGGCAACGTCAACTATACCTTCGGCATTAGCGAAGATCAGTCCCTTAACTTTGATTTCAATATATACAAGACTGATTACGATAAAGAATATACAAATACCGGAAAGAGCGAAGACAATACTATCTGGAGTCTTGCCGCAGCCTATAACTTTGGAGCTCATACGCTCACTGCAGCCTACCAGAAGTCTCATGGCGGTTACACCGCACTTGACGACAATGGCAATCCCTTCACGGTTGGTTACGATTACGGTGTAGACGGCGGCGGCACTGTCTGGCTCGCCAACTCCGTACAACGCTCCGACTTCAATGCCAAGGATGAGAAATCTTGGCAACTGCGCTATGACTTGGACTTCGCTGAATACGGTGTACCCGGTCTTACATTCATGGCCCGTTACATCAGTGGTTCCGATGCAGATACAGGTGTAACTAATAACGGCAAAGAGTGGGAGCGTGACATTCAGGTTGGTTACACCATCCAGGATGGCCCGGCGAAAGACCTCAACATGCGCGTTCGTCAAGCCACTTACCGCAGCAGTGATGGCGTCTACTACGGGTCGCCATCGATTGATGAAGTCCGCGTAATCCTCGAATACCCGCTGAGCATTCTGTAA
- a CDS encoding HIT family protein has product MFALDSRLQQDCLLVGDFALSRLLLMNDAHYPWFILVPRREEVSELFQLDAADQRQLWQETTLLAETLKDTFAADKMNVATLGNVVSQLHMHVIVRRRDDIAWPAPVWGRHPAQPYEAHQVEQIIARLRLVLTRDFQFAGESA; this is encoded by the coding sequence ATGTTCGCTCTGGATTCACGTCTTCAGCAGGATTGTCTGCTGGTCGGGGACTTTGCATTGAGTCGTCTGCTGTTGATGAACGATGCCCACTACCCCTGGTTCATCCTCGTGCCGCGTCGCGAGGAAGTGAGCGAGCTGTTCCAGCTCGATGCGGCCGATCAGCGTCAGTTGTGGCAGGAAACCACGCTGCTGGCCGAGACCCTCAAGGATACTTTTGCCGCCGACAAGATGAATGTCGCCACGCTCGGCAATGTGGTGAGTCAGTTGCACATGCATGTGATCGTGCGCCGGCGTGATGACATCGCCTGGCCCGCGCCGGTCTGGGGGCGGCACCCGGCGCAGCCTTACGAGGCGCATCAGGTCGAGCAGATCATCGCCAGGTTGCGGTTGGTGCTGACCAGGGATTTTCAGTTTGCCGGAGAGTCTGCATGA
- a CDS encoding SlyX family protein, whose protein sequence is MSLESRIMELESRLAFQDDTIQALSDELVEQNKRIERMQLQLKVLARRQEDLSGQAGIAEDEAPPPHY, encoded by the coding sequence ATGAGCCTTGAGTCGCGGATCATGGAGCTGGAAAGCCGCCTGGCCTTTCAGGATGACACCATTCAGGCACTGAGCGACGAGCTGGTGGAGCAGAACAAGCGTATCGAGCGCATGCAGTTACAGCTAAAGGTTCTGGCACGTCGTCAGGAGGACTTGAGTGGGCAGGCGGGGATTGCCGAAGACGAAGCGCCGCCTCCGCACTACTGA
- a CDS encoding GGDEF domain-containing protein: protein MSQATKPPSIINLYPEDTREAAELLKQAVPLMMRHAIPPNPVHYALWYTYSRGSEPELNRRLDKVVEDFDVFPPETASRLFRDYIIRGELEEARAGQQQVIELVDDIEGDVSSSVIGSQHYQQSLSQGLSALQEPIIDDLPGVLSELQESTQLMQDQQEKFLYRLRAAQQEITHLRSQLERAHLAATLDSLTRVFNRHAFTRLLERALSESTDGLALLMLDIDHFKQFNDQYGHPLGDRVLQHVGQLLRDLLPPEAFAARYGGEEFCVVLRNCASLGEVLTFAEQLRNKIQSLRVKVRRTDQVLDSITASFGCAMAENGDTFESLLTRADDALYRAKRAGRNQVHPAISEAIVSA from the coding sequence ATGAGTCAAGCAACCAAACCGCCCAGCATCATCAACCTCTACCCGGAAGATACCCGCGAGGCGGCGGAACTACTGAAACAAGCGGTGCCGCTGATGATGCGCCACGCCATACCGCCCAACCCGGTGCACTATGCACTGTGGTACACCTACAGCAGAGGCAGCGAACCCGAACTCAACCGACGCCTGGACAAGGTGGTCGAGGACTTCGACGTATTCCCCCCGGAAACCGCCAGCCGCCTGTTTCGCGACTACATCATCCGCGGCGAACTGGAAGAAGCACGCGCCGGCCAGCAACAAGTCATCGAGCTGGTCGACGATATCGAAGGGGACGTCTCCAGCAGCGTGATCGGTAGCCAGCACTACCAGCAGAGCCTGAGCCAGGGTCTCAGCGCCTTGCAGGAGCCGATCATCGACGATCTGCCCGGCGTGCTCAGCGAGTTACAGGAAAGCACGCAACTGATGCAGGATCAGCAGGAAAAATTCCTCTATCGCCTGCGCGCCGCACAGCAGGAGATAACCCATCTGCGCAGCCAACTGGAGCGCGCCCACCTGGCTGCAACGCTCGACAGCCTGACCCGCGTATTCAATCGTCACGCCTTTACCCGCCTGCTGGAGCGCGCCCTGAGCGAATCAACAGACGGACTGGCGCTGCTGATGCTGGATATCGATCATTTCAAGCAGTTCAACGACCAGTACGGCCATCCTCTGGGCGACCGCGTGCTCCAGCATGTCGGTCAACTGCTGCGCGACCTGTTGCCACCCGAGGCTTTCGCAGCGCGCTATGGGGGCGAGGAGTTCTGCGTCGTGCTGCGCAATTGCGCCAGCCTTGGTGAGGTACTGACCTTCGCCGAACAATTGCGCAACAAGATTCAGTCCCTGCGGGTCAAGGTCAGACGCACCGACCAGGTTCTGGACAGCATCACCGCGTCCTTCGGCTGCGCCATGGCCGAAAACGGCGACACGTTCGAATCCCTCCTGACCCGCGCCGATGATGCGCTCTATCGAGCCAAGCGTGCAGGCCGCAATCAGGTACACCCCGCGATCAGCGAAGCGATAGTAAGCGCTTGA
- a CDS encoding Dps family protein has product MEINIGIAEQDRASIAEGLSRLLADTYTLYLKTHNFHWNVTGPMFNTLHLMFEGQYTELALAVDAIAERIRALGFPAPGTYAAYARLSSIKEEEGVPTAEDMIKQLVQGQEAVVRTARDIFPLLDKVSDEPTADLLTQRMQVHEKTAWMLRSLLAA; this is encoded by the coding sequence ATGGAAATCAATATCGGAATCGCCGAACAGGATCGCGCCTCCATTGCCGAAGGCCTCTCCCGCCTGCTGGCCGACACCTACACCCTGTATCTGAAGACCCACAACTTTCACTGGAACGTCACCGGCCCGATGTTCAACACCCTGCACCTGATGTTCGAAGGGCAGTACACCGAACTGGCCCTGGCCGTCGACGCCATCGCCGAACGCATCCGCGCCCTGGGCTTCCCGGCGCCGGGCACCTACGCCGCTTATGCTCGCCTGTCGTCGATCAAGGAAGAAGAAGGCGTGCCCACGGCAGAAGACATGATCAAACAACTGGTTCAGGGCCAGGAAGCCGTGGTGCGTACTGCTCGCGATATCTTCCCGCTGCTCGACAAGGTCAGTGACGAACCGACGGCTGACCTGCTGACCCAGCGCATGCAGGTACACGAGAAAACCGCCTGGATGCTGCGCAGCCTGCTCGCAGCCTGA
- a CDS encoding HD domain-containing phosphohydrolase produces MRSDLPSDLLEDFRLEAAEQLPRCEQLLIELERAPKSAERLRELFRLIHTLKGNLGYVELNALMPLPQAIEDVLDALRCGAMTFDSLLGDILLLSLDQLRTLLDKALKGSDHEPDSGQIRQLCSALHALATAPTEQQDERRRELLLRLDPETRLPPRQALQPSHSEALLARHGIDSTPDLQLFCALAEAAQQRSPYWQGRHLRQLELALSINAAGGFAEQPAQLAAAVCLHDLGMAFLPLPLLHKQSPLSRDERRMMQGHPRLASELLKRMPDWSGAMEIILQHQEHADGSGYPKGLREAEITPGALILHIVDTFDARTHERAHQTLSKRPLLRAILEINNLAGQQFSAHWVEVFNRTLQQQPTLAHR; encoded by the coding sequence ATGCGCAGTGACCTGCCCAGCGACTTACTGGAAGACTTTCGCCTCGAAGCCGCCGAGCAGCTACCACGCTGCGAACAACTGCTGATCGAGCTTGAACGAGCGCCCAAAAGCGCGGAAAGACTGCGCGAGCTGTTTCGCCTGATCCATACGCTCAAGGGCAACCTGGGTTACGTCGAGCTCAACGCACTGATGCCGCTACCACAAGCCATCGAGGACGTACTCGACGCCCTGCGTTGCGGCGCCATGACCTTCGACAGCCTGCTGGGCGATATCCTGCTGCTTAGCCTCGACCAGTTACGCACCCTGCTGGATAAGGCCCTGAAAGGCAGCGATCATGAGCCTGACAGCGGACAGATCCGGCAACTGTGTAGCGCCCTGCACGCATTGGCCACAGCCCCAACCGAGCAACAGGACGAGCGGCGGCGTGAACTGCTGCTGCGACTGGATCCCGAGACCCGCCTGCCTCCCCGGCAAGCCCTGCAACCCAGCCACAGTGAAGCCCTGCTCGCTCGCCACGGCATCGACAGCACACCCGACCTGCAACTGTTCTGCGCACTGGCCGAGGCAGCGCAGCAGCGCTCACCCTATTGGCAGGGGCGCCACCTGCGCCAACTCGAACTGGCACTGAGCATCAATGCTGCAGGTGGCTTCGCCGAACAGCCGGCGCAACTGGCTGCAGCAGTCTGTCTGCACGATCTCGGCATGGCCTTTTTGCCCCTGCCGTTACTGCACAAGCAAAGCCCACTGAGCCGCGACGAGCGACGCATGATGCAGGGCCACCCACGCCTGGCCAGTGAACTGCTCAAACGCATGCCGGACTGGTCAGGCGCCATGGAGATCATCCTCCAGCACCAGGAACACGCCGACGGCAGCGGCTACCCGAAAGGGCTGCGCGAGGCGGAAATCACGCCCGGCGCACTGATACTGCATATCGTCGATACCTTCGACGCACGCACCCACGAACGCGCCCACCAGACCCTGAGCAAGCGCCCTCTGTTGCGCGCCATTCTGGAAATCAACAACCTGGCCGGCCAACAGTTCAGCGCCCACTGGGTAGAGGTGTTCAATCGAACCTTGCAACAGCAGCCAACCCTGGCTCATCGCTGA
- the aspS gene encoding aspartate--tRNA ligase, whose amino-acid sequence MMRSHYCGQLNESLDGQEITLCGWVHRRRDHGGVIFLDIRDREGLAQVVFDPDRAETFAKADRVRSEYVVKITGKVRLRPAGAVNPNMASGAIEVLGYELEVLNEAETPPFPLNEYSDVGEETRLRYRFIDLRRPEMAEKLKLRSRITSSIRRYLDDNGFLDVETPILTRATPEGARDYLVPSRTHAGSFFALPQSPQLFKQLLMVAGFDRYYQIAKCFRDEDLRADRQPEFTQIDIETSFLDEKDIMGITETMVRNLFKEVLDVEFGELPHMTLAEAMRRFGSDKPDLRIPLELVDVEDQLKDVEFKVFAGPANDPKCRVTALRVPGGASMPRKQIDDYTKFVGIYGAKGLAYIKVNERAAGVDGLQSPIVKNIPLDNINVILDRVGAVDGDIVFFGADKAKIVSEALGALRIKLGHDLNLFTCEWAPLWVVDFPMFEENDDGSLTAMHHPFTAPSCSPEELEANPAAALSRAYDMVLNGTELGGGSIRIHDKAMQQTVFRVLGISEEEQEEKFGFLLDALKYGAPPHGGLAFGLDRLVMLMTGAQSIREVIAFPKTQSAACVMTQAPGIVDNKSLRELHIRLREQPKAE is encoded by the coding sequence ATGATGCGCAGCCACTATTGCGGCCAGTTGAACGAGAGCCTGGATGGCCAGGAAATCACCCTTTGCGGCTGGGTACACCGTCGCCGTGACCATGGCGGGGTGATCTTCCTCGATATCCGTGATCGTGAAGGCCTGGCTCAGGTGGTGTTCGATCCTGATCGTGCCGAGACCTTCGCCAAGGCCGACCGCGTGCGCAGCGAGTACGTGGTCAAGATCACCGGCAAGGTGCGTCTGCGTCCGGCCGGTGCGGTCAACCCGAACATGGCCAGCGGCGCCATCGAGGTGCTGGGCTACGAGCTGGAAGTTTTGAACGAGGCGGAAACCCCACCGTTCCCGCTCAACGAATACAGTGACGTTGGCGAGGAAACCCGTCTGCGCTACCGTTTCATCGATTTGCGCCGTCCGGAAATGGCCGAGAAGCTCAAGCTGCGTTCGCGCATCACCTCGAGCATCCGCCGTTACCTGGATGACAACGGTTTCCTCGATGTCGAGACGCCGATCCTGACCCGCGCCACGCCGGAAGGCGCGCGCGACTACCTGGTGCCGAGCCGCACCCACGCTGGCAGCTTCTTCGCCCTGCCGCAGTCGCCGCAGTTGTTCAAGCAACTGCTGATGGTCGCTGGCTTCGACCGCTACTATCAGATCGCCAAGTGCTTCCGCGACGAAGACCTGCGCGCCGACCGCCAGCCGGAATTTACCCAGATCGACATCGAGACCAGCTTCCTCGATGAAAAAGACATCATGGGCATCACCGAGACCATGGTGCGCAACCTGTTCAAGGAAGTGCTGGACGTCGAGTTCGGCGAGCTGCCACACATGACCCTGGCCGAAGCCATGCGCCGCTTTGGCTCGGACAAGCCGGACCTGCGCATTCCGCTGGAGCTGGTGGATGTGGAAGATCAGCTCAAGGACGTCGAATTCAAGGTCTTCGCCGGCCCGGCCAACGACCCGAAATGCCGCGTTACCGCGCTGCGCGTACCGGGCGGGGCGAGCATGCCGCGCAAGCAGATCGACGATTACACCAAGTTCGTCGGCATCTACGGTGCCAAGGGCCTGGCCTATATCAAGGTCAACGAGCGCGCAGCCGGTGTTGACGGTCTGCAGTCGCCGATCGTCAAGAACATCCCGCTGGATAACATCAACGTCATCCTCGACCGCGTTGGCGCGGTCGATGGCGATATCGTGTTCTTCGGTGCCGACAAGGCCAAGATCGTCAGCGAAGCCCTGGGCGCGCTGCGCATCAAGTTGGGTCATGACCTCAATCTGTTCACCTGCGAGTGGGCGCCGCTGTGGGTCGTCGATTTCCCGATGTTCGAGGAGAACGACGACGGCAGCCTGACCGCCATGCACCACCCGTTCACCGCACCGAGCTGCAGCCCGGAAGAGTTGGAGGCCAATCCGGCTGCCGCGCTGTCGCGTGCCTACGACATGGTGCTCAACGGTACCGAGCTGGGTGGCGGTTCTATCCGTATCCACGACAAGGCCATGCAGCAGACCGTGTTCCGGGTGCTCGGCATCAGCGAGGAAGAGCAGGAAGAGAAGTTCGGCTTCCTCCTCGATGCCCTCAAGTACGGCGCGCCGCCCCATGGTGGTCTGGCCTTCGGCCTGGATCGCCTGGTGATGCTGATGACTGGCGCACAGTCGATCCGCGAAGTGATTGCCTTCCCGAAAACCCAGAGTGCGGCCTGCGTCATGACTCAGGCGCCGGGTATCGTCGACAACAAGTCGCTGCGCGAGCTGCACATTCGCCTGCGCGAGCAACCCAAGGCCGAATAA
- a CDS encoding YebC/PmpR family DNA-binding transcriptional regulator: MAGHSKWANIKHRKGRQDAKRGKIFTKLIRELTVAAKHGGPIPADNPRLRLAVDKALTNNMSRDVIDRAIARGAGNNEADNVVEFSYEGYAPSGVAIIVEVMTDNRNRTAAEVRHAFTKCGGNLGTDGSVAYMFERKGQISFAPGVDEDALMEAALEAGADDVEMGEDGSALVSTSFTEFHAVNEALSAAGFKGEEAEIAMIPSINAPIADLETAQKVFKLIDMLEDLDDVQNVYHNAEVADEIMEQLG; the protein is encoded by the coding sequence ATGGCTGGTCATTCCAAATGGGCCAATATCAAGCACCGCAAGGGACGTCAGGACGCCAAGCGGGGCAAGATCTTCACCAAGCTGATTCGTGAGTTGACGGTCGCCGCCAAGCACGGCGGGCCGATTCCGGCGGATAACCCGCGTCTGCGCCTGGCCGTGGACAAGGCGCTGACCAACAACATGTCGCGTGACGTGATCGACCGCGCCATCGCCCGCGGCGCCGGCAACAACGAAGCCGACAACGTCGTCGAGTTCAGCTACGAGGGCTACGCACCCAGCGGTGTGGCGATCATCGTCGAAGTGATGACCGACAACCGCAACCGTACCGCTGCCGAAGTACGCCATGCCTTCACCAAGTGCGGCGGCAACTTGGGCACCGACGGTTCGGTGGCCTACATGTTCGAGCGCAAGGGCCAGATCAGCTTCGCGCCGGGTGTCGATGAAGATGCCCTGATGGAAGCTGCCCTGGAAGCCGGTGCCGATGATGTGGAGATGGGGGAAGATGGCTCGGCCCTGGTGTCGACCAGCTTCACCGAGTTTCATGCCGTCAACGAGGCGCTGAGTGCGGCCGGATTCAAGGGCGAGGAAGCGGAAATCGCGATGATCCCTTCGATCAATGCGCCGATTGCCGATCTGGAAACCGCGCAGAAGGTCTTCAAGCTGATCGACATGCTCGAAGACTTGGATGACGTGCAGAACGTCTACCACAACGCCGAAGTCGCTGACGAGATCATGGAGCAGCTTGGCTGA
- the ruvC gene encoding crossover junction endodeoxyribonuclease RuvC, producing MTLILGIDPGSRITGYGVVRDTGRGCEYVASGCIRTGNGPLAERLQIVFRGVSEVIRTHGPVTMGIEQVFMARNADSALKLGQARGAAIVAAVEAGLEVSEYTATQVKQAVVGTGAADKQQVQMMVMHLLKLVQKPQIDASDALGIALCHAHHRQSLIPHGLAGAKRRGGRLRL from the coding sequence ATGACCCTCATCCTAGGAATCGATCCCGGTTCGCGCATTACCGGCTATGGCGTGGTTCGCGATACCGGGCGTGGTTGCGAGTACGTGGCCTCGGGCTGCATTCGCACGGGTAATGGGCCGTTGGCCGAGCGCCTGCAGATCGTCTTTCGCGGCGTCAGCGAGGTGATTCGCACCCATGGTCCGGTGACCATGGGCATCGAGCAGGTGTTCATGGCGCGTAATGCTGACTCGGCGCTCAAGTTGGGGCAGGCGCGCGGTGCGGCCATCGTCGCAGCGGTGGAGGCGGGGCTGGAAGTCAGCGAATACACAGCCACCCAGGTCAAGCAGGCGGTAGTCGGCACCGGCGCGGCGGACAAGCAACAGGTGCAGATGATGGTCATGCACCTGCTCAAGCTGGTGCAAAAGCCGCAGATCGACGCCTCCGATGCCCTGGGCATCGCCCTGTGCCATGCCCACCATCGACAGAGTCTCATCCCCCATGGGCTGGCCGGCGCCAAGCGGCGTGGCGGTCGTCTTCGTTTGTAA
- the ruvA gene encoding Holliday junction branch migration protein RuvA: MIGRLRGTLAENQPPHLLLDVNGVGYELEVPMTTLYRLPAVGEPLTLHTHLVVREDAHLLYGFFEKRERELFRELIRLNGVGPKLALALMSGLEVDELVRCVQAQDTAALVKVPGVGKKTAERLLVELKDRFKAWESIPSIAPLVVEPQLAQAVSSAENDAVSALISLGYKPQEASRAVAAVKEDGMSSEDLIRRALRGMA, from the coding sequence GTGATCGGACGTTTGCGCGGCACCCTGGCGGAGAACCAGCCGCCACATTTGCTTCTGGATGTGAATGGCGTCGGTTATGAGCTGGAAGTGCCGATGACGACCCTTTATCGTCTGCCTGCAGTGGGTGAGCCGCTGACCCTGCACACTCATCTGGTCGTGCGTGAGGATGCGCACCTGCTCTATGGCTTTTTCGAGAAGCGTGAGCGTGAGCTGTTCCGTGAGCTGATTCGTCTCAATGGCGTCGGCCCCAAGCTGGCGCTGGCGTTGATGTCGGGGCTCGAAGTCGATGAACTGGTGCGCTGCGTGCAGGCACAGGACACCGCAGCGCTGGTCAAGGTGCCGGGAGTCGGCAAGAAAACCGCCGAGCGACTGCTGGTCGAGCTCAAGGATCGTTTCAAGGCCTGGGAGTCGATACCGTCCATCGCGCCTCTGGTGGTTGAACCTCAACTGGCTCAGGCAGTCTCAAGCGCGGAGAACGACGCGGTCAGCGCGTTGATCTCTCTTGGCTACAAGCCGCAGGAAGCCAGTCGGGCTGTGGCCGCTGTCAAGGAGGATGGCATGAGCAGTGAAGATTTGATCCGGCGCGCGCTGCGCGGCATGGCGTAG